One genomic window of Paenibacillus xylanilyticus includes the following:
- a CDS encoding ATP-dependent nuclease: MEIFDTDDISLIEKNIKAFEGGAFKNFIKYIKFPFFKNLEQDTEINFSFPLTVFVGENGAGKSSLLQALYGAPKGKSPGEFWFSTSVDPIEEFGENRHCFFYGFYDGNELKEVLKTRAKRKKNPDYWETSRPIKRYNMKVIDRYGPIEKEVLYLDFRSELSAFDQFFYFGELKEYLASKTKQDYLRNQSAMLKRVFDENKIYTSGAKEQNKGIVNLTKTELNLISYILGRKYNSGRIARHKLFGNWGTSVVLEREGFKYSEAHAGSGEIAIVKLVHELLKAPNGSLILLDEPEVSLHPGAQKRLKILLLKLSLEKKHQIVISTHSSNFVENLPKEAIKLFYQQVSNNKIKVQDECWYNEAFYRLGDTYSLSYRIQVEDRLAQKLVQKVIDHIGRDKFRNLDVFFAPGGASVIKNSYIKLYSSEFPNQHFVIFDGDQKPNLAVKRVANLTLHEAESTEFLSKMIEGFAGGKVSFEVDGNSMTGGRTDQLVDLQKKYINFYNNNVFYLPLNIPDEIIWDENHISHLIKDKTVWKSSIKGKNAKQKIYETSNHIFGNSSNVNALEDLLINNWIDKESKERQEIINILFKILDEINKINVSVPVINQ; this comes from the coding sequence ATGGAGATATTTGATACAGATGATATAAGTCTAATTGAAAAAAACATAAAGGCATTCGAAGGAGGGGCCTTTAAAAATTTTATAAAGTACATAAAATTTCCTTTCTTTAAAAATCTGGAGCAAGATACTGAAATAAACTTCTCTTTCCCTCTAACAGTGTTTGTGGGCGAAAATGGGGCAGGGAAAAGTTCATTGCTGCAAGCATTATATGGTGCGCCAAAAGGTAAGTCTCCGGGAGAATTCTGGTTTTCAACAAGTGTTGATCCAATTGAGGAATTTGGAGAGAACCGTCACTGTTTTTTTTATGGTTTCTACGATGGTAATGAACTAAAAGAAGTGCTAAAAACTAGAGCGAAAAGAAAAAAGAATCCTGATTACTGGGAAACGAGCAGACCTATTAAGCGGTACAACATGAAAGTAATAGATAGATATGGACCTATTGAAAAGGAAGTGCTGTATCTAGATTTTCGATCAGAACTAAGTGCGTTTGACCAATTTTTTTATTTTGGAGAATTAAAAGAATATTTAGCCTCAAAAACCAAACAAGACTATTTAAGAAATCAATCAGCTATGCTTAAAAGGGTTTTTGATGAAAATAAAATCTACACATCCGGTGCAAAAGAACAAAACAAGGGAATTGTTAATTTAACAAAAACTGAATTAAATTTGATCTCCTATATATTAGGGAGAAAATATAATTCTGGAAGAATCGCAAGACACAAGTTATTTGGAAATTGGGGAACATCTGTTGTACTTGAAAGAGAAGGATTTAAATATTCAGAAGCTCACGCAGGCAGTGGTGAAATAGCTATTGTTAAATTAGTTCATGAATTACTTAAAGCTCCAAATGGAAGTTTGATATTACTAGATGAACCAGAAGTTTCACTCCATCCTGGAGCACAGAAAAGATTAAAAATTTTACTTCTAAAATTATCTTTAGAGAAGAAACATCAAATCGTTATTTCTACCCATTCTTCAAACTTTGTCGAGAACTTACCAAAAGAAGCAATCAAATTGTTCTATCAACAAGTCAGTAATAACAAAATAAAGGTGCAGGATGAGTGCTGGTATAATGAAGCATTTTATAGACTTGGTGATACGTACTCGTTAAGTTATCGTATTCAAGTTGAAGATCGACTTGCGCAAAAGTTAGTTCAGAAAGTGATAGATCATATAGGTAGAGATAAATTTAGAAATTTGGATGTTTTTTTTGCACCTGGTGGCGCTAGTGTTATAAAAAATAGTTATATTAAGTTATACTCTAGTGAGTTTCCGAATCAACATTTTGTCATTTTTGATGGTGATCAAAAACCGAATTTGGCCGTAAAGAGGGTAGCAAATCTCACTTTGCATGAAGCAGAAAGTACTGAGTTTTTAAGTAAAATGATAGAAGGTTTTGCAGGAGGGAAAGTCTCTTTTGAGGTTGATGGTAATTCAATGACCGGGGGCAGAACAGATCAGTTAGTAGATCTCCAAAAGAAATATATAAACTTTTATAACAATAATGTTTTTTACCTTCCATTAAACATACCAGATGAAATTATTTGGGATGAAAACCACATCTCACATCTTATTAAGGATAAAACAGTTTGGAAGAGTTCAATTAAAGGAAAAAATGCTAAACAAAAAATTTATGAAACATCAAATCATATTTTTGGGAACTCTTCAAACGTTAATGCTCTTGAGGACCTGTTAATAAATAATTGGATTGACAAAGAATCGAAAGAAAGGCAAGAAATAATTAATATTTTATTTAAAATTCTGGATGAAATAAACAAAATTAACGTCAGTGTTCCTGTTATAAATCAATAA
- a CDS encoding helix-turn-helix domain-containing protein: MDARLHPLFRPIQMNGTDVHTYYIEQPPSYPMTAYIACFWESGTTSYTGYNPLESVPGRVLPDGCTDILITYDAVLQQHSFAYCGNYTEPFAIPVSVEINPPADYTFGVRFFPGGARHFHGLPLESFTDRRVPLEECWPANIDELRERMAGTKHFEERVQVMETYLCLLSGDGSTYEKDLMKNAMHRIFVHGGQMSVKELASCEVVSERQLHRKFGEWVGISPKRFSEVVRFHCVLRDIHQGHRMDWSALAQNHGFFDQAHLIRQFRKFYGETPLTAASEHRRMLSELYNRSGEL; encoded by the coding sequence GTGGACGCCAGGCTGCACCCGTTGTTCAGGCCAATCCAGATGAATGGGACCGATGTACACACCTATTACATAGAACAACCACCGTCTTACCCGATGACAGCCTATATCGCTTGCTTCTGGGAATCGGGGACTACTTCTTATACTGGTTATAATCCTTTAGAGAGTGTGCCCGGTAGAGTATTACCTGATGGTTGTACGGATATCCTGATAACATATGATGCTGTTCTTCAGCAGCATTCTTTTGCCTACTGTGGCAATTATACAGAGCCGTTTGCCATTCCGGTGAGTGTAGAGATCAACCCGCCTGCAGACTATACCTTTGGTGTTCGATTTTTCCCCGGTGGGGCACGTCACTTTCACGGTTTGCCACTAGAATCCTTTACGGACAGGCGCGTCCCCTTGGAGGAATGTTGGCCAGCTAACATCGACGAGCTTCGCGAACGAATGGCTGGGACCAAGCATTTTGAAGAAAGGGTGCAGGTCATGGAGACGTATTTGTGCCTATTATCTGGGGATGGAAGTACATATGAGAAAGATTTGATGAAGAATGCGATGCACCGGATCTTTGTTCATGGTGGGCAGATGAGTGTGAAAGAGCTGGCCAGCTGTGAGGTTGTCAGTGAGCGGCAGCTGCATCGCAAGTTCGGTGAATGGGTGGGAATCAGCCCCAAACGGTTTAGCGAGGTCGTTCGATTTCACTGTGTTCTGAGAGATATCCATCAGGGGCATCGTATGGACTGGTCGGCACTGGCTCAGAATCATGGATTCTTCGATCAGGCCCATCTGATTCGGCAATTTCGCAAGTTTTATGGAGAAACTCCGCTGACCGCTGCGAGCGAGCATCGCCGCATGTTGTCCGAATTGTACAATAGATCAGGCGAGCTATAG
- a CDS encoding DinB family protein: MNGTMQIRDHLLDELETGVRTGASLIRLIRPKDWAYRPQENMRSLVELVHHWIQITASDLAIMQEKSEAEVGTIENSLSGIEDIEQLEAVLWRNFETYKAYIVSLSEEDLLNRSTTAFYMEHGHVQVKWQIETVTHVFHHRSQLYNYLKQQGHELNFFMLYA; the protein is encoded by the coding sequence ATGAATGGAACAATGCAAATTCGGGATCATTTGTTGGATGAGTTGGAGACAGGCGTAAGGACCGGAGCTTCTCTGATTCGCCTAATTCGTCCGAAAGACTGGGCTTATCGCCCTCAGGAAAACATGCGTTCACTGGTGGAGCTGGTTCACCACTGGATTCAGATTACGGCATCTGACCTTGCCATCATGCAGGAGAAAAGTGAAGCGGAAGTTGGAACAATAGAGAATAGTCTATCTGGTATCGAGGATATTGAACAGCTTGAAGCGGTCCTGTGGCGCAATTTTGAAACATACAAAGCGTACATCGTATCACTGAGTGAAGAGGACCTGTTGAATCGGTCTACCACTGCCTTTTATATGGAGCATGGACATGTACAGGTGAAATGGCAAATTGAGACGGTAACCCATGTGTTCCATCATCGTTCCCAGTTGTACAACTATCTCAAGCAACAAGGACATGAGTTAAACTTTTTCATGTTATATGCATAA